The Mangifera indica cultivar Alphonso chromosome 8, CATAS_Mindica_2.1, whole genome shotgun sequence genome has a window encoding:
- the LOC123223479 gene encoding auxilin-related protein 2-like, with amino-acid sequence MDDFPGLLARDFGLKPQGKAAPMASSRANNFSTANSSFGLGSNNPSDFSKSSSLKSNHVFDDHDPDGFLFNDVFGGPPKYSSTSSVDSRAGNTFEYDSIFKDQSAKSKNSKANLMPSFDKPVYDDDIFEGLPGLKNSSVATSPPSSAKFDDVFSSISRSPPKQRRARESSPFDDLLGNLGKKENESRVKKEKDALVFDDLLSGFGRSSSSSGNRSTSESSGFQKPPSTSTKTASSMMEDPFVVLGSNSTPVGSSEVFTDPLEEVGKFSRSEGARMNGSSASGGTFDDLDPLNSLGKSVPPVSTEVSKRGEDRSPLRSGSVSGTQTYHSKESINRSSSENSEDYSRNRTPIDNFQGSHDPLFNMPSVSTDSLKSVGRSTSPPSYMSASPNEINSQINSTSRSEEIFESSDDIWLTVSEIPLSTQPTSAPPPSRSPPPRPTQHSKSEPSTDARKKVNDFPSVSNSPQYSNSPRSGRAAARGLVASQIDELEDFAMGRTWNNANEYGEVPPAEDVESSIAAAAMKEAMDRAEAKFRHAKEVRERESLRAARSKEPVQLDTDESATLDAQERLDRERQQREKVEEEREQRRLEREREREREREEREREQRRLEKERERAREIEKEREKARQAVERATREARERAAAEARLKAERAAVDKANAAARERAERAAVQRAQAEARERAAAEAKERADKAAAEARERANAEAREREARERASVARAERAAVERAAAEARERAAAAARANQNQPKNENDLESFFSMGARPSSAPRPRANSSDPLFDVHSKGGPEVGRRTSVGTTSNMKKASSETNIVDDLTSIFGAAGSSAGEFQEVEGETEERRKARLERHQRTQERAAKALAEKNQRDLQAQREQAERHRIAETLDAEVKRWAAGKEGNLRALLATLQYVLWPECGWQPVSLTDLITGAAVKKHYRKATLCIHPDKVQQKGANLQQKYIAEKVFDLLKESWNKFNSEELF; translated from the exons ATGGACGATTTTCCGGGTCTTTTGGCCAGAGATTTCGGGCTCAAACCGCAGGGAAAAGCCGCCCCCATGGCATCGTCTCGAGCTAACAATTTCTCAACCGCCAATTCAAGTTTCGGACTCGGATCTAATAATCCATCCGATTTTTCTAAATCGTCATCGTTAAAATCGAATCACGTATTCGATGATCACGATCCCGATGGATTTTTGTTCAACGACGTCTTCGGTGGGCCACCGAAGTACTCCTCCACTTCGTCTGTGGATTCTCGAGCAGGCAATACGTTCGAGTACGATTCGATTTTCAAAGACCAGAGCGCGAAATCGAAGAATTCGAAGGCGAATTTGATGCCGTCGTTTGATAAGCCGGTGTACGATGATGATATTTTCGAAGGTTTGCCTGGACTGAAGAACTCGTCTGTGGCGACGTCGCCGCCATCGAGCGCGAAGTTTGATGATGTGTTCTCGTCGATATCCCGTTCACCGCCGAAACAACGGAGAGCGAGAGAGAGTTCGCCATTTGATGATCTCTTGGGGAATTTAGGTAAAAAGGAGAATGAATCGAGAGTCAAGAAGGAGAAAGATGCTTTGGTGTTTGATGATTTGTTGTCTGGTTTTGGTCGTAGTAGCTCTTCTAGTGGTAACag ATCAACTTCAGAATCCAGTGGGTTCCAGAAGCCACCTTCTACTTCAACAAAGACAGCATCTAGTATGATGGAGGACCCTTTTGTAGTCTTAGGGTCAAATTCAACCCCTGTGGGTTCATCAGAGGTATTTACTGATCCACTTGAAGAGGTTGGTAAATTCAGTCGGTCAGAAGGTGCAAGGATGAATGGTTCATCTGCAAGTGGGGGaacatttgatgatttagatccTCTCAACAGTCTTGGGAAATCAGTGCCTCCTGTTTCAACTGAGGTCAGTAAGAGAGGGGAGGATAGGAGCCCTTTAAGATCTGGAAGCGTTAGTGGTACACAAACTTATCACAGTAAAGAATCAATTAACAGGTCTTCTTCTGAAAATTCTGAGGATTATTCACGGAACAGAACTCCCATTGACAATTTTCAGGGATCTCATGATCCCCTATTTAATATGCCAAGTGTTTCAACCGATTCTCTTAAATCTGTTGGCCGATCTACTTCACCCCCATCATACATGAGTGCCAGTCCTAATGAGATAAACTCACAGATCAACTCAACTTCAAGAtctgaagaaatatttgaatcaTCTGATGACATATGGCTTACTGTGTCTGAGATTCCTCTTTCTACGCAACCTACAAGTGCTCCTCCACCTTCAAGATCCCCACCTCCTAGACCGACACAACATTCAAAGTCAGAGCCTTCCACTGATGCAAGAAAGAAGGTTAATGATTTTCCTTCTGTGTCTAATTCTCCTCAGTATTCTAATAGCCCTAGGTCAGGTCGTGCTGCAGCCAGGGGCTTGGTGGCATCACAAATAGATGAACTTGAAGATTTTGCCATGGGTAGGACCTGGAATAATGCTAATGAATATGGAGAGGTCCCTCCCGCTGAAGATGTGGAAAGCTCCATTGCTGCTGCTGCCATGAAGGAAGCTATGGACAGAGCTGAAGCTAAATTCCGCCATGCTAAGGAAGTGAGAGAAAGGGAATCTTTAAGGGCTGCAAGAAGTAAAGAACCTGTTCAACTAGATACAGATGAGAGTGCTACATTGGATGCTCAGGAAAGACTAGATCGTGAGAGGCAACAAAGAGAAAAGGTGGAGGAAGAGAGAGAACAGAGGAGACttgagagagagagggaaagagagagagaaagggaggagagggagagagaacagAGGAGACTCGAAAAAGAGAGGGAGCGAGCTAGGGAGattgaaaaggaaagagaaaaggCCAGACAAGCTGTGGAAAGGGCTACTAGAGAGGCAAGAGAAAGGGCAGCTGCTGAAGCTCGACTGAAAGCTGAAAGGGCTGCTGTTGATAAAGCAAATGCTGCAGCTCGAGAACGTGCAGAAAGGGCTGCTGTTCAAAGGGCACAGGCTGAGGCTCGTGAAAGGGCAGCAGCAGAAGCTAAAGAAAGGGCAGATAAGGCTGCTGCAGAAGCCAGGGAAAGGGCAAATGCAGAAGCAAGGGAGAGGGAAGCACGAGAAAGGGCATCTGTTGCTAGAGCTGAACGAGCTGCTGTAGAAAGAGCTGCTGCTGAGGCCCGAGAAAGGGCTGCTGCTGCAGCAAGGGCAAATCAGAACCAACCAAAGAATGAAAATGATCTTGAATCCTTTTTTAGCATGGGTGCTCGACCAAGCAGTGCACCTAGGCCAAGGGCCAACTCTTCA GATCCTCTTTTTGATGTTCACAGCAAGGGAGGGCCTGAAGTAGGGAGGAGGACCTCTGTTGGAACCACTTCTAATATGAAGAAAGCTTCTTCAGAGACAAATATTGTTGATGATCTTACTTCAATTTTCGGAG CTGCTGGATCATCAGCTGGGGAGTTCCAAGAGGTGGAAGGAGAGACTGAAGAAAGACGAAAGGCCAGGTTGGAACGGCACCAAAGGACTCAGGAGCGTGCG GCAAAGGCTCTGGCTGAGAAGAATCAACGTGATCTCCAAGCTCAGAGAGAGCAAGCGGAGAGACAT AGAATTGCTGAAACATTAGATGCCGAAGTCAAGCGTTGGGCAGCTGGGAAAGAAGGAAATCTACGTGCTCTGCTAGCAACACTGCAATAT GTGCTTTGGCCTGAATGTGGTTGGCAACCCGTTTCTTTGACTGATTTGATTACTGGTGCTGCGGTCAAGAAGCATTATAGGAAAGCAACTTTATGCATCCATCCTGACAAGGTGCAACAAAAAGGAGCCAATCTTCAGCAGAAATATATTGCTGAGAAGGTGTTCGACTTGCTGAAG GAATCATGGAACAAGTTCAATTCAGAGGAGCTCTTTTGA